The Streptomyces laurentii genome contains a region encoding:
- a CDS encoding L-2,4-diaminobutyric acid acetyltransferase (Coenzyme A binding pocket [chemical binding];~L-2,4-diaminobutyric acid acetyltransferase [Streptomyces venezuelae ATCC10712];~N-Acyltransferase superfamily: Various enzymes that characteristically catalyzethe transfer of an acyl group to a substrate; cd04301;~identified by MetaGeneAnnotator; putative) produces MTTAHPISALTGLDIGPAQLRDGADLWRLARDAGGLDVNSPYSYLLWCRDFAGTTAVARDDTGRAVGFVTGYLRPEAPGALFVWQVAVEDSYRGTGVAGALLDALAARVAAGPGLVRIEATVTPGNVASDRMFRSFARRHGAGVIREVLFPSAAFPGTADADDTHEPELLYSIGPLSF; encoded by the coding sequence ATGACCACAGCACACCCGATCTCCGCGCTCACCGGCCTCGACATCGGTCCGGCCCAGCTCAGGGACGGTGCCGACCTCTGGCGGCTCGCCCGTGACGCGGGCGGACTCGACGTCAACTCGCCCTACAGCTACCTGTTGTGGTGCCGGGACTTCGCCGGGACGACGGCCGTCGCACGCGACGACACGGGGCGGGCGGTCGGGTTCGTCACCGGCTATCTGCGGCCGGAGGCTCCGGGGGCACTGTTCGTGTGGCAGGTCGCCGTCGAGGATTCGTACCGCGGAACCGGGGTAGCCGGAGCACTGCTCGACGCTCTGGCCGCCCGTGTGGCGGCCGGACCCGGGCTCGTCCGGATCGAGGCGACGGTCACCCCGGGAAACGTGGCCTCCGACCGGATGTTCCGCTCGTTCGCCCGCCGGCACGGCGCCGGTGTGATCCGGGAGGTCCTGTTTCCGTCCGCCGCGTTCCCCGGGACGGCCGACGCCGACGACACCCACGAGCCCGAACTGCTGTATTCCATCGGCCCCTTGTCGTTCTGA
- a CDS encoding hypothetical protein (identified by MetaGeneAnnotator; putative;~sequence version:1), with protein MLRMGSVVLWWPSGRECSHARRRAAGDDRGAGIGLGWDVPLELPAWDGECGFLLLSTALPHRRWPLEAPTADGCVRGRFSVRWRLPAEEDGMAAMWASVSKISVVLDTGGRQGEASPIIGVVVSVQPVDGSGEPVDVTESGLVESVSLIDYVDESPIPVKEDKPDWYCGKGEATVRPGRTPQVRYEVGWGGWRTRNPRSRQSGFGSNLIRPIPPHSRTPSTAR; from the coding sequence GTGCTCCGTATGGGGTCCGTTGTGCTCTGGTGGCCCAGCGGGCGGGAGTGTAGCCACGCCCGGCGGCGTGCGGCGGGCGATGATCGGGGAGCCGGCATCGGACTTGGCTGGGACGTCCCGTTGGAGCTGCCGGCCTGGGATGGGGAGTGCGGGTTCCTTCTCCTGTCCACCGCCTTGCCTCACCGCAGGTGGCCGCTGGAGGCGCCGACGGCGGACGGGTGTGTGCGGGGTCGGTTCTCGGTTCGATGGAGACTTCCAGCAGAGGAGGACGGAATGGCGGCGATGTGGGCGTCCGTGTCGAAGATTTCGGTGGTGCTTGACACGGGTGGGCGGCAAGGAGAGGCGTCCCCGATCATCGGAGTCGTCGTCAGCGTCCAGCCGGTCGATGGAAGCGGCGAGCCCGTTGATGTGACGGAAAGTGGGCTGGTGGAGAGTGTGTCGCTCATCGATTACGTGGACGAGTCACCCATCCCCGTGAAAGAGGACAAGCCGGACTGGTACTGCGGGAAAGGCGAGGCGACAGTGAGGCCAGGCCGGACTCCGCAGGTGAGATACGAGGTGGGTTGGGGAGGGTGGCGAACCCGAAATCCACGATCAAGGCAGTCGGGGTTCGGGTCGAACCTGATCCGACCAATCCCGCCCCACTCAAGGACGCCATCTACTGCTCGCTGA
- a CDS encoding tonB-dependent receptor (identified by MetaGeneAnnotator; putative;~sequence version:1) translates to MGRVANPKSTIKAVGVRVEPDPTNPAPLKDAIYCSLNGTYNSMVQRQAGEESRLGQLGSVLRRDQSPSLPARRGLGR, encoded by the coding sequence TTGGGGAGGGTGGCGAACCCGAAATCCACGATCAAGGCAGTCGGGGTTCGGGTCGAACCTGATCCGACCAATCCCGCCCCACTCAAGGACGCCATCTACTGCTCGCTGAACGGCACCTACAACAGCATGGTCCAGAGACAGGCTGGAGAGGAGTCAAGACTGGGGCAACTAGGGAGCGTATTGCGTCGTGATCAATCTCCGAGTTTGCCTGCGCGGCGGGGTCTGGGCAGGTAG
- a CDS encoding IS1647-like transposase (IS1647-like transposase [Streptomyces hygroscopicus subsp. jinggangensis5008];~Putative transposase of IS4/5 family (DUF4096); pfam13340;~identified by MetaGeneAnnotator; putative), whose product MIWRFKTGGQWREMPTEFGAWSTVHNRFRQWRDAGVFEALMEGLSTQAAKRGEVDLSLVGIDSTTARAHHDAAGMHLEEEVLTALEKAAAEAEKARSKGAAAANKPGRRPKAPLSGKNGDASGDGTNSG is encoded by the coding sequence GTGATCTGGCGGTTCAAGACGGGCGGGCAGTGGCGGGAGATGCCGACGGAGTTCGGTGCATGGTCGACCGTCCACAACCGCTTCCGGCAGTGGCGTGACGCCGGAGTCTTCGAAGCCCTGATGGAGGGCCTGAGCACACAGGCCGCGAAGCGGGGCGAGGTGGACCTGTCCCTGGTCGGCATCGATTCCACCACCGCCCGTGCCCACCACGACGCGGCCGGCATGCACCTGGAGGAGGAGGTCCTCACCGCCCTGGAGAAAGCCGCCGCCGAGGCGGAGAAGGCCAGGTCAAAGGGGGCGGCTGCGGCGAACAAACCGGGCAGGAGACCGAAAGCGCCCCTGAGCGGGAAGAACGGCGACGCATCCGGCGACGGCACAAACTCCGGCTGA
- a CDS encoding subtilisin-like serine protease (PFAM: Proprotein convertase P-domain; Subtilase family; Peptidase inhibitor I9;~Peptidase S8 family domain in ProteinaseK-like proteins; cd04077;~Peptidase inhibitor I9; pfam05922;~calcium binding site 1 [ion binding];~calcium binding site 2 [ion binding];~catalytic triad [active];~identified by MetaGeneAnnotator; putative;~subtilisin-like serine protease [Saccharomonospora viridis DSM43017];~type strain of Saccharomonospora viridis DSM 43017), whose amino-acid sequence MLRSIGMLLVSPVAAASMVSATAVPASAQTAAKGAEPKIVGAKAPDRVQDSYIVTLKRGRSAASEAKRLANEHNGKVTHVYRRALNGFSATMSEQAALALAAHPDVLRVEADREVTVSATQTNPPSWGLDRIDQANLPMDDAYTYNGTASNVHAYIIDTGIRTTHEDFGGRATWGVNTTTDKINTDCNGHGTHVAGTTAGSSYGVAKDAHLVAVKVLRCDGTGSFSGVIAGVDWVTANAVKPAVANMSLGGPASQSVDDAIAASSASGVTYAVAAGNDNTDACYQSPARATAAITVGATTSNDDRSSFSNYGTCVDIFAPGSSITSAWKSSDSAVNTISGTSMATPHVAGNAALIASVHPDWTPAQIREAMVADATSGVINDPGTGSPNKLLRITSESLASDFRMTLSSSSGLAKGAASLTTTIDTALVKGDAQSITFSAEGLPAGATATFGPADVTTGQSATLTITTSQLTPGGVHPITLRATTPDVAYTATYTLSVSTAECQSGQYLVNPSFEERGTGWTAPAGVIGEHLGWPAHTGTRNAVMGGKGTNASASLSQRVSLPAGCARYSLDFWLGVDTDESSNGPWDTLKVQVLNADGTKVLKTVETYSNINGYSASGYYQRSLDLADFAGQDVTLRFLYAEDYIWQTTFVLDDITVNVI is encoded by the coding sequence ATGCTCAGGTCAATTGGAATGCTGCTCGTCTCCCCCGTGGCCGCCGCGTCCATGGTCTCGGCGACCGCCGTCCCGGCGTCCGCCCAGACAGCGGCAAAGGGAGCGGAGCCGAAGATCGTGGGAGCAAAGGCCCCCGACCGGGTCCAGGACAGCTACATCGTCACCCTCAAAAGGGGGCGTTCCGCCGCCAGTGAAGCGAAGCGGCTGGCCAACGAGCACAACGGAAAGGTCACGCACGTCTACCGCCGGGCCCTGAACGGCTTCTCGGCCACCATGAGCGAGCAGGCGGCCCTGGCCCTCGCCGCTCATCCTGACGTCCTCCGTGTCGAGGCCGACCGCGAGGTCACGGTCTCCGCGACCCAGACGAACCCGCCGTCCTGGGGCCTGGACCGCATCGACCAAGCGAACCTGCCAATGGACGACGCGTACACCTACAACGGCACTGCCTCCAACGTGCACGCCTACATCATCGACACCGGCATCCGCACCACCCACGAAGATTTCGGTGGGCGGGCCACATGGGGCGTCAACACGACCACCGACAAGATCAACACCGACTGCAACGGACACGGCACCCACGTCGCCGGCACCACTGCCGGCAGCTCTTACGGCGTCGCCAAAGACGCGCATCTCGTGGCCGTCAAGGTGCTGCGCTGCGACGGTACCGGCAGCTTCTCCGGTGTCATCGCCGGCGTGGACTGGGTCACCGCCAACGCCGTCAAGCCCGCAGTGGCCAACATGAGTCTCGGTGGCCCGGCCAGTCAGAGCGTCGACGACGCCATCGCCGCCTCCTCGGCCTCCGGCGTCACCTACGCAGTCGCTGCCGGCAACGACAACACCGACGCCTGCTATCAGTCCCCGGCCCGCGCCACGGCCGCCATCACCGTCGGGGCGACCACGTCCAACGATGATCGTTCGTCGTTCTCCAACTACGGGACCTGCGTGGACATTTTCGCGCCTGGGAGCTCCATCACCTCGGCGTGGAAAAGCAGCGACTCCGCCGTCAACACGATCAGCGGCACCTCGATGGCCACCCCGCACGTCGCGGGCAACGCCGCGCTGATCGCCTCAGTCCACCCGGACTGGACGCCCGCACAGATTCGCGAGGCGATGGTCGCAGACGCAACCAGCGGCGTCATCAACGATCCTGGCACCGGTTCGCCGAACAAGCTTCTGCGCATCACCAGCGAGTCCCTCGCCAGTGACTTCAGAATGACACTGTCCTCGTCCTCGGGCCTGGCCAAGGGCGCAGCGTCGCTCACCACCACCATCGACACCGCGCTGGTCAAGGGCGACGCGCAGAGCATCACCTTCAGCGCCGAGGGACTCCCGGCCGGCGCCACGGCCACCTTCGGCCCGGCCGACGTCACCACTGGGCAGAGCGCCACCCTGACCATCACCACCTCCCAACTGACGCCCGGCGGTGTCCACCCGATCACCCTGAGGGCGACGACCCCGGATGTCGCTTACACGGCGACCTACACGCTCTCCGTCTCCACCGCCGAGTGCCAGAGCGGCCAGTACCTGGTCAACCCGAGCTTCGAGGAGCGCGGCACAGGCTGGACGGCCCCAGCTGGCGTCATCGGTGAGCACCTCGGGTGGCCCGCGCACACCGGAACCCGCAACGCCGTGATGGGCGGCAAGGGAACGAACGCCTCGGCCTCGCTGAGTCAGCGGGTGTCGCTGCCCGCCGGCTGCGCCCGGTACAGCCTGGACTTCTGGCTGGGAGTCGACACCGACGAATCCAGCAACGGTCCCTGGGACACCCTCAAGGTCCAGGTGCTGAACGCCGATGGCACCAAGGTCCTGAAGACCGTGGAGACCTACTCCAACATAAACGGCTACTCCGCCAGTGGCTACTACCAGCGGTCCTTGGACCTCGCCGACTTCGCGGGCCAGGACGTCACCCTGCGCTTCCTGTACGCGGAGGACTACATCTGGCAGACCACCTTCGTCCTCGACGACATCACCGTGAACGTGATCTGA